From the genome of Rhineura floridana isolate rRhiFlo1 chromosome 7, rRhiFlo1.hap2, whole genome shotgun sequence, one region includes:
- the CCL20 gene encoding C-C motif chemokine 20 isoform X1 — protein MMIGFNLRNVALAILMGLLLLLGTNEAQSNQDCCLSYTKKPLPRRAIIGFTEQLSSEVCDINAVVFHMRNGLRACANPEDHWVQKHLRWLSGKLKKLSQLRHF, from the exons atgatgattggcttcaACCTGAGGAATGTGGCCTTAGCTATTCTGATGGGTCTGCTGCTGCTCTTGGGCACTAATGAAG CCCAAAGCAATCAAGATTGCTGTCTTTCCTATACCAAGAAGCCTCTGCCTCGACGGGCTATTATAGGATTCACAGAACAACTTTCCAGTGAAGTCTGTGACATCAATGCTGTCGT TTTTCACATGAGGAATGGCTTGAGAGCTTGTGCAAACCCTGAAGACCACTGGGTGCAGAAACACCTCCGCTGGTTGAG TGGAAAACTCAAGAAGCTGTCACAGTTACGTCATTTTTGA